Proteins from one Candidatus Zixiibacteriota bacterium genomic window:
- the murB gene encoding UDP-N-acetylmuramate dehydrogenase codes for MTSPDHQITGTSSPPWARPLGGRLQADVPLGPLTTLKIGGPAEWYFAAQTRDDLVAALRLARGADIPLTLLGDGSNVLISDRGVRGLVVHNRAGRIERRGDDIYCESGALLADLVERSGDEGLTGMEFATGIYGTVGGAVFGNAGAYGKSMADILAWVEVLTTEGELVRIVPAGMEFSYRRSGCSAHGWIVVACQVQLAQGDRGAIAAEIARILSLRATKLPKDLPSAGSYFKNIEDPTAEFGKIPAGRLLEAVGAKALRVGDAAVYEHHANVIVNLGHARAADVLALADSMKRRVKERYGIELDNEVRFVGIPHD; via the coding sequence ATGACTTCGCCAGACCATCAGATCACCGGAACATCGTCCCCGCCTTGGGCCAGACCGTTGGGCGGTCGCCTTCAGGCGGATGTTCCCTTGGGGCCGTTGACGACGCTGAAGATCGGAGGACCGGCGGAATGGTATTTCGCCGCACAAACCAGGGATGATCTGGTCGCGGCGCTGCGACTGGCACGAGGCGCGGACATCCCGCTGACGCTCCTGGGAGATGGCTCGAATGTTCTGATCTCCGATCGAGGAGTACGTGGTCTGGTTGTACACAACCGCGCCGGGCGGATCGAGCGCCGTGGTGACGACATCTACTGTGAATCGGGGGCACTGCTGGCCGACCTGGTCGAGCGTTCAGGCGATGAGGGGCTGACCGGGATGGAGTTTGCCACCGGCATCTATGGGACCGTCGGTGGAGCGGTCTTCGGCAATGCCGGTGCCTATGGGAAGTCGATGGCGGATATCTTGGCCTGGGTCGAAGTCCTGACCACAGAAGGGGAGCTGGTCAGAATCGTGCCGGCGGGGATGGAGTTTTCCTATCGACGTTCCGGGTGTAGTGCTCATGGGTGGATCGTGGTTGCATGCCAGGTGCAACTTGCCCAGGGTGACCGAGGGGCGATTGCGGCCGAGATTGCCCGGATTCTGTCGCTCCGGGCGACCAAGCTCCCCAAGGATCTACCTTCCGCCGGGTCATACTTCAAGAACATCGAGGATCCGACCGCCGAGTTCGGTAAGATCCCCGCAGGCAGACTGCTGGAAGCGGTTGGGGCCAAGGCGCTTCGGGTGGGTGATGCGGCCGTCTACGAGCATCACGCCAATGTGATCGTCAATCTTGGCCATGCCCGGGCCGCCGATGTACTCGCATTGGCGGATTCGATGAAGAGGCGAGTCAAGGAGCGCTATGGAATCGAGCTCGACAACGAGGTACGATTCGTCGGGATCCCGCATGATTGA
- a CDS encoding M28 family peptidase has product MGLTIVVFLGGCARSRPTFDGKRAFADLQTQVDFGPRVPGDEAHRRCAQWLHAQLATYADSVTEQHFSGVIPGRLDSVGMINIIARFGTRAGRRVLLGAHWDTRPWADMDPDSTKWFQSFAGANDGASGVAVLLEIARGLDSIPPPVGVDLVLFDGEDAGDYGTTPGLWCQGSTYFAAHLPTRYEWVIVVDMVGDRDLYLPQEAYSLRLARPLADRVWSLAARLGETAFAAGRGPEVFDDHIPFLMRGIPAIDVIDFEYAPWHTTQDVADRCSPASLRSVGRVLIETLYSG; this is encoded by the coding sequence TTGGGACTCACCATCGTGGTGTTCCTCGGCGGATGTGCCCGCTCGCGTCCCACGTTCGACGGCAAGCGTGCGTTTGCCGATCTGCAGACGCAGGTGGACTTCGGGCCGCGGGTCCCGGGGGATGAGGCCCATCGTCGTTGCGCCCAATGGCTGCACGCCCAACTGGCCACTTACGCCGATAGTGTCACAGAGCAGCACTTCTCTGGCGTAATCCCCGGTCGACTCGATTCGGTCGGCATGATCAACATCATCGCCCGCTTTGGAACTCGCGCCGGACGCCGCGTGCTGTTGGGTGCGCACTGGGATACGCGCCCGTGGGCGGACATGGATCCCGACTCCACCAAGTGGTTCCAGTCGTTTGCCGGTGCCAACGACGGCGCTTCCGGCGTGGCCGTCCTCCTCGAAATCGCGCGCGGCCTCGACTCGATACCGCCCCCGGTCGGTGTCGATCTCGTGCTCTTCGATGGTGAGGATGCCGGTGATTACGGCACGACGCCGGGCCTATGGTGCCAGGGATCGACCTATTTCGCCGCGCACCTTCCCACCCGCTACGAATGGGTGATCGTCGTGGACATGGTGGGGGATAGGGACCTCTATCTGCCTCAGGAGGCCTATTCGTTGCGTCTGGCGCGGCCGCTGGCCGATCGCGTCTGGTCATTGGCCGCCCGACTCGGTGAGACGGCCTTTGCCGCCGGTCGCGGCCCGGAGGTCTTCGACGACCACATTCCGTTCCTGATGCGCGGCATTCCGGCCATTGATGTCATCGATTTCGAATATGCGCCGTGGCACACGACGCAGGATGTGGCCGACCGTTGTTCACCGGCATCACTGCGGTCGGTCGGACGGGTCCTGATTGAAACGCTCTATTCCGGATAG
- the sprA gene encoding cell surface protein SprA — protein MQRLHRGYHNRRLLKACRPTGLAISLFLLSWQVPVCLKAAPGLSYRPLRSDSLQFILTAPQKDSVITFDAGRLIAPATPPTRARSPWALDLGPTREVGADSLDLQTYIAFRNQNAVVGGWNTRVTTLLKQSDAQKRGALKIGLALPSAMESIVGEGGAGLKVSGYRRILFSGRSQWTDAANVAAIRQSRFPSLTMQQDARFTVEGTVGSKISVKVDQDSKRTTDLENRIILRYKGDDDDVLQSVDLGNTTLSLSDARFVGYSQQIQGLFGISAGGKVGPVGFKVIASQEKGNTTRSRLTAGANEQSIIVRDYSYDRYRFFDLARIGDSTYWKPGDSIIAFNLFISAGSIDPNNPQAVAYPNWRDRTGSRDSVVQQFRQLSLVDADGRGDYVLVPGQFYVWFPTRLQNIQNQTLAYYMEIDTNNDKVPDAIFGDLSGLDRGEPLRLQLLKRSSPSPDDGLWNAEWKNVYDLRIRNIDYNDLTLDIYKGQRGDEDNRANPNSNDDGTQFLQVLGLDSVNATGQSNPDNKVDDNPTILNRSAGLLIFPNRYPFADVAALGTDTVSALYNTAENQRLLEASKYYIKITTRQRSRTLRLGAINILEGSEVVTYNNTRLNRGSDYDIDYNIGEITFLRDEVLDATANVTIDYEYSPFISAEKRSLFGASLRYDAGQSFRTGTTVLYKGTKATDRPAQLGQEPYRDLVAEQFLNWSVSPTFLTRVADAIPLVKTEAPSRIDFQGAVARSIPNPNTKDQVYVDDFEGAKRAQSLGVLRETWSIASPPSVDQQDPSLTLPTRGFHDPGFIWFNPYTQFEDIDVYDRDPERNRASDRRIHVLVLESRPQKSRTIEPGTDPKSAWGGIMRGLPGSAQIQSGAEYLEFRMAVAAKGHTPGVLHLDLGRISEDVDGGGTLSTEDQERGVPPFRNRILDADEDTGLDGVPDSLEQGYDPVNNPDPAGDNWDYDNSIDRRNDYERINGTEKNVRDPVRGVRPDTEDLGGESEFDQINRYYEFAVHLDDPLDPALVPNSEKVSGDKTGFAEQLVWKTYRIPLWDSRWYTAFADAGGKPDSNKIQFARMWLSGADSTTRIYFAAVDIVERTWESSMRDADSSDIYIHDRRKGTYPDAATTRRVDPGPTPAFQLGVVNTEENKDYFSPPGVSGYRDPRTRFTEKEQSLLLKYDNFMAGDVGRATILPAKEDFTGYRYLRLFVHADSGAADGRMAFYFRFGQNASDYYEYLDTLVYDPDHDRNWEANAVTIDFDRLTAIKEDTTRQDSRGNYNYFDTASHNGVYGNPSLANIAYRELGLVGLGNGSEPPRSGNVWIDELRLTGVRKDPGLAASGRMTFQMADLFGFTAVVEGQNYAFRQLTQGRTSSVLAGATRVNLTLNGTVNLHKFLPEALGATLPVAVNATRNTTTPRLKAGSDIVLTRAGQESEQATLKSVGVSFPIQVRPKTHNWLVNSTIGAVTLRFNAGRSWSRTPPTTLYSKTETYQADAGYSLKFKERLTFPALFWTRFLLLPRRVYGTPLSILPTTFSASGSVARTSGRIRNNKNVTTDTYTRTFRGNSTVALQPIPALSASYDMSTQRDLSDPELVKLSVNPRELRLGNELNFTQRLTSNYRPQLFSFFSPSFAYSATFADNIDRVWRDHDVSVDRNWSANGTFDLQKFLNALSLRRSRPPTQARPSSPQRRESAGPASGDDAKKDTTTAPTPKPSGQGGFVAFGAWDALLSGLRWLTSPIGAMSLSYGRSDRDARQNLANRPSQFYQFGWRLDELVPRSATGIQGTGQVDSRSRRETYGVKNQLNFFKILTFGSSYGFSRTQNVTAGSRTRAEGTEFPSLTTGLQRLERFKPLGWVFSTASASFGYTRKKEKSYQNDDLNGNTVTEDFRPLLRIVGSTRKGLQVTMQWDRGSSTNEPRFSAAKTKGSSSGMSLTTNYTFSSPNGIPLPILRAIRLRSQMSLSVTLTRKTGESLSAPVGSDAFQLTQSNTDFGVSTSARYSFSTRLSGGMSAEWTDRSENSQSAGRRKSHVRSLALWAEFTF, from the coding sequence GTGCAACGTTTGCACCGCGGTTACCACAATCGAAGATTGCTCAAAGCGTGCCGACCAACCGGTCTGGCTATCTCGCTGTTCCTGCTCTCGTGGCAGGTTCCCGTCTGCCTCAAAGCGGCCCCCGGCCTTTCCTATAGGCCGTTGCGAAGTGATTCGTTACAGTTCATCCTCACGGCTCCACAAAAAGACAGTGTCATCACGTTCGATGCCGGTCGATTGATCGCGCCGGCGACGCCGCCGACCCGTGCGCGTTCCCCGTGGGCTCTGGACTTGGGTCCGACGCGCGAGGTCGGGGCGGATTCCCTCGATCTGCAGACTTACATCGCCTTCCGGAATCAGAATGCCGTGGTCGGCGGCTGGAACACGCGCGTGACCACGCTCCTGAAGCAGAGCGATGCCCAGAAGCGGGGTGCGCTCAAAATCGGACTGGCGCTCCCGTCGGCGATGGAGAGCATCGTCGGTGAGGGCGGGGCGGGACTCAAAGTCTCCGGGTATCGGCGCATCTTGTTCTCCGGTCGCTCGCAGTGGACGGATGCCGCCAATGTCGCCGCGATCCGTCAGAGCCGGTTCCCCTCGCTGACCATGCAGCAGGACGCCCGCTTCACGGTCGAGGGAACTGTCGGCTCGAAGATATCGGTCAAGGTCGACCAGGACTCCAAGCGCACGACCGACCTAGAGAACCGCATCATCCTACGCTATAAGGGCGATGACGACGACGTCCTGCAGTCCGTGGATTTGGGCAACACGACGCTGTCGCTCTCCGACGCGCGATTTGTCGGCTACAGCCAGCAGATCCAAGGGCTCTTTGGGATCTCGGCCGGCGGCAAGGTGGGACCGGTCGGATTCAAGGTGATCGCCTCCCAGGAGAAGGGGAACACGACGCGCAGTCGCCTGACGGCCGGCGCGAACGAGCAGAGCATCATCGTTCGCGACTACAGCTATGATCGCTACCGGTTCTTCGATCTGGCGAGGATCGGGGATTCGACCTACTGGAAACCGGGCGACAGCATCATCGCCTTCAACCTGTTCATCAGCGCCGGGTCGATCGATCCCAACAATCCGCAGGCCGTCGCCTATCCCAATTGGCGGGACCGCACCGGTTCCCGCGACTCGGTCGTCCAGCAGTTTCGTCAATTGAGTCTCGTCGACGCCGACGGGAGGGGCGACTACGTTCTGGTGCCCGGACAGTTCTATGTCTGGTTTCCCACGCGCCTGCAGAACATCCAGAACCAGACCCTCGCCTACTACATGGAGATCGACACCAACAATGACAAGGTGCCGGATGCCATCTTCGGCGATCTCAGCGGGTTGGATCGAGGGGAGCCTCTGCGCCTGCAGCTTCTGAAACGCAGTTCCCCCAGCCCCGATGACGGGCTCTGGAACGCGGAATGGAAGAACGTCTACGATTTGCGCATCCGCAACATCGACTATAATGACCTGACCCTGGACATCTACAAAGGTCAGCGGGGTGACGAGGACAATCGTGCCAACCCCAACAGCAATGACGACGGCACGCAGTTTCTGCAAGTACTCGGGCTGGACTCGGTGAACGCGACGGGACAATCGAACCCCGACAACAAGGTCGATGACAACCCTACCATTCTCAATCGCTCGGCCGGTTTGCTCATCTTCCCCAATCGCTATCCGTTCGCTGATGTCGCCGCCTTGGGCACGGACACGGTGTCGGCGCTCTACAACACGGCCGAGAACCAGCGCCTGCTGGAGGCGTCGAAGTACTATATCAAAATCACGACACGGCAGCGCTCGCGCACGTTGCGCCTCGGAGCGATCAACATTCTCGAAGGCTCGGAGGTGGTCACCTACAACAACACCCGCCTGAACCGCGGCTCCGACTACGACATTGACTACAACATCGGCGAGATCACCTTCCTGCGTGATGAGGTGCTCGACGCCACCGCCAATGTCACCATCGACTACGAGTACTCGCCGTTCATCTCCGCCGAGAAACGCTCGCTCTTCGGCGCTTCGTTGCGCTACGACGCCGGGCAGAGCTTCCGCACCGGAACCACGGTGCTCTACAAGGGGACCAAAGCCACCGATCGCCCGGCGCAGTTGGGCCAGGAACCGTATCGCGATCTGGTCGCCGAGCAGTTTCTGAACTGGAGTGTGTCGCCGACGTTCCTGACGCGCGTCGCCGATGCGATTCCGCTGGTGAAGACGGAGGCCCCCAGCCGCATCGACTTCCAGGGGGCCGTCGCGCGGTCGATCCCGAATCCCAACACGAAGGACCAGGTCTACGTGGACGATTTCGAGGGTGCCAAACGGGCCCAGAGTCTCGGCGTCTTGCGCGAAACCTGGTCGATCGCGTCTCCGCCGTCGGTCGATCAGCAGGATCCCTCGCTGACGCTCCCGACCCGCGGCTTCCACGACCCTGGGTTCATCTGGTTCAATCCGTACACGCAGTTTGAAGACATCGACGTCTATGATCGCGATCCCGAGCGCAATCGCGCCTCCGATCGCCGCATCCATGTCCTGGTCCTCGAATCGCGTCCGCAGAAATCCCGGACGATCGAGCCCGGCACCGACCCCAAGTCCGCCTGGGGCGGAATCATGCGGGGCCTTCCCGGCAGCGCCCAGATTCAGTCCGGCGCCGAGTATCTCGAATTCCGCATGGCCGTCGCCGCCAAGGGACACACACCGGGCGTGCTGCACCTGGACTTGGGACGCATCTCCGAGGATGTCGATGGCGGAGGAACACTCAGCACGGAGGATCAAGAACGCGGTGTTCCCCCCTTCCGAAATCGCATTCTCGACGCCGACGAGGACACCGGCCTCGATGGCGTTCCCGATTCGCTGGAGCAGGGGTATGATCCGGTCAACAACCCCGATCCCGCCGGAGACAACTGGGACTATGACAACAGCATCGACCGCCGCAACGACTACGAGCGCATCAATGGCACGGAGAAGAACGTGCGTGACCCGGTGCGCGGCGTCCGTCCGGACACCGAGGATCTGGGCGGGGAATCCGAGTTCGACCAGATCAACCGCTACTACGAATTCGCCGTCCATCTGGATGATCCCCTCGATCCGGCGCTGGTGCCGAACTCGGAGAAGGTCTCGGGCGACAAGACCGGCTTCGCCGAACAACTGGTCTGGAAGACCTATCGGATTCCCCTGTGGGACTCCCGTTGGTACACGGCGTTCGCCGACGCCGGGGGGAAGCCGGACTCCAACAAGATCCAATTCGCCCGGATGTGGCTCTCCGGGGCCGATTCCACGACCCGTATCTACTTCGCCGCCGTGGACATCGTCGAGCGCACCTGGGAAAGTTCGATGCGCGATGCCGACTCATCCGATATCTATATCCATGATCGTCGCAAGGGGACCTACCCGGATGCCGCCACCACACGGCGCGTGGATCCGGGTCCGACTCCGGCCTTCCAACTCGGCGTCGTCAATACCGAGGAGAACAAGGACTACTTCTCTCCCCCCGGCGTCAGCGGCTATCGCGATCCGCGCACGCGGTTCACCGAGAAAGAGCAATCGCTCCTGCTCAAGTACGACAACTTCATGGCCGGCGACGTCGGCCGGGCGACCATTCTCCCCGCCAAAGAGGACTTCACGGGGTATCGTTACCTGCGCCTGTTCGTGCACGCCGATTCCGGCGCGGCGGATGGCCGGATGGCCTTCTACTTCCGTTTCGGACAGAATGCATCCGACTACTACGAGTACCTTGATACGCTCGTCTACGACCCGGATCACGACCGCAACTGGGAGGCGAATGCCGTCACGATCGATTTTGATCGCTTGACCGCCATCAAGGAAGACACGACCCGGCAGGATTCCCGGGGAAACTACAACTACTTCGACACTGCGTCGCACAACGGCGTCTACGGCAACCCCAGTCTGGCCAATATCGCCTACCGCGAGTTGGGCCTTGTCGGTCTGGGCAACGGCAGCGAACCGCCCCGCTCAGGCAACGTCTGGATTGACGAGTTGCGTCTGACCGGCGTCCGCAAGGATCCGGGTCTCGCCGCCTCCGGCCGTATGACCTTCCAAATGGCCGACCTTTTCGGCTTCACGGCGGTCGTGGAGGGACAGAACTATGCCTTCCGCCAGTTGACGCAGGGACGCACCAGCAGTGTCTTGGCCGGGGCGACCAGGGTCAACCTCACGCTGAACGGCACCGTGAATCTCCACAAGTTCCTCCCGGAGGCGCTGGGAGCCACTCTGCCGGTTGCGGTCAATGCCACGCGCAACACAACGACGCCGCGGCTGAAGGCCGGATCGGACATCGTCCTGACCCGCGCCGGGCAGGAGAGCGAGCAGGCCACGCTCAAAAGCGTTGGGGTCTCGTTCCCGATTCAGGTGCGCCCCAAGACGCACAACTGGCTGGTCAACTCGACCATCGGCGCGGTCACGTTGCGCTTCAACGCCGGCCGCTCCTGGTCGCGCACGCCGCCCACGACACTGTATTCCAAGACCGAGACGTATCAAGCCGACGCCGGATACTCGCTCAAGTTCAAAGAACGGCTGACCTTCCCGGCGCTGTTCTGGACACGATTCTTGCTCCTGCCGCGACGGGTCTATGGCACGCCGCTGTCCATCCTGCCGACCACGTTCAGTGCGTCCGGTTCGGTGGCGCGCACTTCTGGCCGCATCCGCAACAACAAGAACGTGACTACCGATACGTACACCCGCACGTTCCGGGGCAACTCGACCGTCGCCCTGCAGCCCATCCCCGCGTTGAGCGCCAGCTACGACATGTCCACGCAGCGTGACCTGTCGGACCCGGAGCTGGTCAAGCTCAGCGTCAACCCACGCGAGCTCCGGCTGGGTAACGAGTTGAACTTCACGCAACGTCTTACGTCGAACTACCGACCGCAGTTGTTTTCGTTCTTCTCGCCGTCGTTCGCCTATTCCGCGACCTTCGCCGACAACATCGACCGCGTCTGGCGCGACCACGACGTCAGTGTGGACCGTAATTGGTCGGCCAATGGTACATTTGATCTGCAGAAGTTCTTGAACGCCCTCAGTCTGCGGCGATCAAGGCCCCCGACTCAGGCCCGACCGTCCAGTCCACAGCGGCGCGAGTCAGCCGGCCCGGCATCGGGTGACGATGCCAAGAAGGACACAACGACGGCGCCGACGCCGAAGCCGTCCGGACAGGGAGGATTCGTCGCGTTCGGTGCTTGGGATGCTCTACTGAGTGGGCTCCGCTGGCTGACCAGTCCGATCGGAGCCATGAGTCTGAGCTATGGCCGCTCCGATCGGGATGCGCGTCAGAATCTCGCCAACCGGCCGTCGCAGTTCTATCAATTCGGTTGGCGCCTGGATGAGCTGGTGCCCCGGTCTGCCACGGGCATCCAAGGGACCGGCCAGGTCGACTCACGCTCACGACGCGAGACGTACGGCGTGAAGAACCAGTTGAACTTCTTCAAGATCCTGACCTTCGGCAGCAGCTACGGTTTCAGCCGTACGCAGAACGTCACTGCCGGAAGTCGCACCCGCGCGGAGGGGACCGAGTTCCCTTCGTTGACGACGGGATTGCAGCGCCTGGAACGGTTCAAGCCGCTCGGCTGGGTGTTCAGCACCGCCTCCGCGAGTTTCGGCTACACGCGCAAGAAAGAAAAGAGCTACCAGAACGACGATCTCAACGGCAACACTGTCACGGAGGACTTCCGCCCGCTGTTGCGCATCGTCGGTTCCACACGCAAGGGATTGCAGGTCACGATGCAGTGGGACCGGGGTTCCAGCACCAACGAACCGCGATTCTCCGCGGCCAAGACCAAAGGGTCCAGCAGCGGGATGTCGTTGACGACCAACTACACGTTCAGCTCGCCCAACGGCATCCCCCTGCCGATCTTGCGCGCCATCAGATTGCGATCCCAGATGTCGCTGTCGGTTACGCTCACGCGGAAGACCGGCGAGTCATTGAGTGCACCGGTCGGCTCCGACGCCTTCCAACTGACGCAGAGCAACACCGACTTCGGCGTCTCGACCAGCGCGCGCTACTCCTTCTCCACCCGGCTGTCCGGCGGCATGAGTGCGGAATGGACCGACCGATCGGAAAATTCGCAGTCGGCCGGACGGCGCAAGTCCCATGTCCGCTCGCTCGCCCTCTGGGCAGAGTTTACGTTCTGA
- a CDS encoding DUF1844 domain-containing protein: MTGPDPLWMGLIASLQASAMMQLGKVVHPLTGNVERDLAQAKDTIDLLTMLERKCQGNLTAEEQRFLEHALFELRMNYLDESERPDDAASSSSAEADRSSTRGGGEGVDPNNSQ; encoded by the coding sequence ATGACTGGCCCAGATCCTCTGTGGATGGGACTGATCGCCTCGCTCCAGGCCAGCGCGATGATGCAACTGGGCAAGGTCGTTCATCCGCTGACCGGAAACGTCGAGCGCGATCTGGCTCAGGCCAAGGACACGATCGATCTGTTGACTATGCTTGAACGGAAGTGCCAGGGGAATCTCACCGCCGAGGAGCAGCGGTTTCTGGAACATGCGCTCTTCGAGCTGAGAATGAACTACCTCGATGAGTCCGAGCGACCGGACGACGCGGCATCCTCATCCAGTGCTGAAGCGGATCGATCCAGCACCCGGGGCGGTGGTGAGGGCGTCGATCCCAACAACTCCCAATGA